In Leopardus geoffroyi isolate Oge1 chromosome D1, O.geoffroyi_Oge1_pat1.0, whole genome shotgun sequence, a single window of DNA contains:
- the LOC123602538 gene encoding olfactory receptor 52N1: MSFLNDTSLTPVSFILNGIPGLEEVHLWISFPLCTMYSIAITGNFGLIYLIYSEEALHRPMYIFLALLSFTDVLMCTSTLPNTLCILWFNLKEIDFKACLAQMFFVHTFTGMESGVLMLMALDRYVAICYPLRYATILTNSVISKAGLLTFLRGVILVIPFTFLTKHLPYCRGNVIPHTYCDHMSVAKISCGNVRINAIYGLMVALLIGGFDILCITISYTMILRAVVSLSSADARQKAFSTCTAHICAIVITYVPAFFTFFTHRFGGHTIPPHIHIIMANLYLLMPPTMNPIVYGVKTKQIREIVIRFLFKEKDNSHNI; this comes from the coding sequence ATGTCATTCCTAAATGACACCAGCCTAACTCCAGTTTCATTCATCCTAAATGGCATCCCCGGGCTGGAAGAAGTACATCTGTGGATCTCCTTCCCCCTGTGTACCATGTACAGCATTGCCATCACAGGAAACTTTGGTCTTATATACCTCATTTACTCTGAAGAAGCCCTACACAGACCTATGTACATTTTCCTAGCCCTTCTATCCTTCACAGATGTGCTCATGTGCACCAGCACTCTTCCCAACACCCTCTGCATATTGTGGTTCAACCTCAAGGAGATTGATTTCAAGGCCTGCCTGGCCCAGATGTTCTTTGTGCACACTTTCACAGGAATGGAGTCTGGGGTGCTCATGCTCATGGCCCTggaccgctatgtggccatctgctATCCCCTGCGCTATGCTACTATCCTCACAAATTCAGTCATTTCCAAGGCTGGACTCCTCACTTTTCTTAGAGGTGTAATACTTGTTATCCCTTTCACTTTCCTCACCAAGCACCTGCCATACTGCAGGGGCAATGTCATACCTCACACCTACTGTGACCACATGTCTGTGGCCAAGATATCCTGTGGTAATGTTAGGATCAATGCCATATATGGTTTAATGGTTGCCCTCCTGATTGGGGGCTTTGACATCCTGTGCATCACAATCTCCTACACTATGATCCTCCGGGCAGTTGTGAGTCTATCATCAGCAGATGCCCGGCAGAAGGCCTTTAGCACATGCACTGCTCACATCTGTGCCATTGTCATCACCTATGTCCCAGCCTTCTTCACCTTCTTTACTCACCGGTTTGGGGGACACACTATTCCTCCACATATACACATTATTATGGCTAATCTCTACCTGCTCATGCCTCCCACAATGAACCCTATTGTGTATGGGGTGAAAACCAAGCAGATACGAGAAATTGTTATTAGATTCTTGTTTAAGGAAAAGGACAATTCTCACAACATTTAA